Genomic window (Granulicella arctica):
TTATTACTTTGGCGAAGCGACGTATTACTACGACCAGTTTTACGAACCTTATCGCGAGTATCCTGCGCCGATCCTCGCCATTGCGGGCAACCATGACGGCGTGGTGTATGCGAAGGATCCGGAGGCAACGCTGGCCGCCTTTCTGGCAAACTTCTGCGCACCTGCGGCGGTGCAGTCGGGAGACTCGGGTGGCTTGTTGCGGACGACGATGATCCAGCCGGGTGTTTACTTCACGTTCGAGGCCCCGTTTGTGCGGGTGCTGGCGCTGTATAGCAATGTGCTGGAAGACCCGGGCATGATCTCGAACCAGGGCGCGACCGGATCGGTGCTGGATGGGCGGCAGGTGGCGTTTCTGACGGCGGCTTTGAAGCGCATCAAGAGCGAGAAGTTTACGGGTGCGGTGATTATCGCGGTACACCATCCGCCGTTCACGGGTGGTTCGACGCATGGCGGGAGTCCGCTGATGCTGGCGGATATCGACAGCGCGTGTACGGCTGCAGGGGTATGGCCGCATGCGGTCTTCTCGGGACATTCGCACAACTATCAGCGGTTTACGCGGACGGTGGATGGACTACAGATTCCGTTTATTGTGGCGGGGTGTGGGGGACATTCGCCTCTCTCGAAGATGAGCGGGACATACCGGACGCCCTACGTGGTCGACAGCACGCTGACGCTGGAGAACTACGATGCGACGGACTTCGGCTATCTGCGGGTGATCGTGACTGCGACGACGATGACGGTGGAGTTTCATCCGCAGAGCGATGGCAGCACGACGAAGACGCCGAACGACGTGGTGACGATTACGCTGGCGACCCACACGGTGGTGTAGGTCAGTAGCGCTGGATGTCGTTGTAGAGGACGACGTAAGTCTCGATATACCAGGAGACGGCGAAGAGGATAATCATGGCGGCGGTGGCCCAGCAGAAGACCCGGACGGGGAGGGTCTTGGCTAGGGATGGCGCGGGCGCGGGTGCGGTGGTGGTGCCGAAGAAGGCGTTGAACTCGGCGTCGAAGCGCGCTTCGTAGTCGCGCTCGGCTTCGCGGAAGAGCAGGCCGCTGATGATGGCGATGCCGGCGGCGAAGGCGAGGCGGAAGAGGCTGTCGTCGATGCGGTCGTTGACGGTGGTGGCCGTGACGAGGAAGGCGGCGTGGAAGACGCTGAAGAGCGAGAGGATGGAGAGGAGCAGGGCTACGGGTTTGGCAATGTCCAGAACCATGGTCGGCCTCGTGCTGTGCCAGTTTACGGCTTTCTGAGGATGAGATGGGGCCAGAGTAGTATTCGGTTGACGGTGGAGGCTGGATTGCGGCGAGTGGTGGTGGGGCTGATGGTGGGACTGCTGGCGCACGCTGCGTCTGGA
Coding sequences:
- a CDS encoding metallophosphoesterase family protein, whose protein sequence is MKKLLDDDVTPDTKKKPKPTTPPLPTSTPAPTGGGGQPVFSQPLPSPDPTGFKNPVTDQKDIELKSLGAVPMPRGGAVEPVLTLAAVYGSAGAAKVAALTAAGQIVFHSVGDTGNVQGPQMQSLVADKMVSDFVEAKAADVPSFFFNLGDIVYYFGEATYYYDQFYEPYREYPAPILAIAGNHDGVVYAKDPEATLAAFLANFCAPAAVQSGDSGGLLRTTMIQPGVYFTFEAPFVRVLALYSNVLEDPGMISNQGATGSVLDGRQVAFLTAALKRIKSEKFTGAVIIAVHHPPFTGGSTHGGSPLMLADIDSACTAAGVWPHAVFSGHSHNYQRFTRTVDGLQIPFIVAGCGGHSPLSKMSGTYRTPYVVDSTLTLENYDATDFGYLRVIVTATTMTVEFHPQSDGSTTKTPNDVVTITLATHTVV